A DNA window from Vigna unguiculata cultivar IT97K-499-35 chromosome 10, ASM411807v1, whole genome shotgun sequence contains the following coding sequences:
- the LOC114166292 gene encoding patatin-2-Kuras 4-like: MAHLLLLILLFSAQLIAGFSAQKLSPSNNEITITILSIDGGGIRGMIPAKVLEYLDKALKAKDPNADLAHYFDAIGGTSTGGLITAMLAAPSPDDPTRAAFTPAQIVDFYRQEGPHIFNSSRPGIGPQFDGEYLHNITRELLKDTRLSQTLTNVVIPSFDLKKQKPVIFSNYKLEDAPYLNALLSDICISTSAAPSQLPPYYFVNDGVEFNMIDGGVAAGNPTQATISEVLQHNEYPKILVLSLGTGTEKYVENFLFDARLAAFWTPEIWAGVAIDMLGRASSAITEYYLASLFSGFQPPQSTYLRIDEHDLNHDFSNSVNVTKENLEGLEKTGEQLLQEKVVKMNLTTFNLEEGVGTNAEALDRLADILYEERQHRKKGKFIGNGGRPLLEILGVRSDKYQTNWAFPKNLFI; encoded by the exons ATGGCTCATTTGCTTTTGCTTATTTTGCTCTTTTCTGCTCAACTGATTGCTGGATTCAGTGCCCAAAAGCTTTCTCCATCAAACAATGAAATCACTATAACTATTCTGAGCATTGATGGAGGTGGTATCAGGGGCATGATTCCAGCAAAAGTTCTTGAATACTTAGACAAGGCTCTTAAG GCTAAGGATCCAAATGCAGATTTAGCACATTACTTTGATGCGATAGGAGGAACCAGCACCGGTGGACTCATAACAGCTATGTTAGCCGCACCAAGCCCTGATGATCCTACTCGTGCTGCTTTCACTCCTGCACAAATTGTAGACTTCTACAGACAAGAAGGCCCTCATATATTCAATTCGTCTag ACCTGGAATCGGTCCTCAATTCGATGGGGAGTATTTACATAACATAACTCGTGAACTGTTGAAGGATACACGACTTAGTCAAACACTGACCAATGTTGTAATCCCATCTTTCGACCTCAAGAAACAAAAGCCAGTTATATTCTCAAACTACAAG CTTGAGGATGCTCCGTACTTAAATGCGTTGTTGTCGGATATATGCATATCCACTTCAGCTGCACCCTCTCAGCTACCACCTTACTATTTTGTGAACGATGGTGTTGAGTTCAATATGATTGATGGTGGTGTAGCCGCTGGGAATCCG ACACAAGCAACGATAAGTGAAGTGCTACAACACAATGAATATCCGAAAATCTTGGTGCTGTCTTTGGGAACAGGAACAGAAAAATATGTGgagaattttctttttgatGCTCGCTTGGCTGCGTTTTGGACACCAGAAATATGGGCTGGTGTTGCAATCGATATGCTTGGTCGTGCTTCTTCAGCCATAACTGAATATTACCTTGCTTCACTCTTTTCAGGCTTTCAACCTCCTCAGAGTACCTATCTTCGAATTGat GAACACGACTTGAATCATGATTTCTCCAACTCAGTTAATGTTACAAAAGAAAACTTGGAAGGCCTTGAGAAGACTGGAGAACAACTGTTACAAGAAAAAgttgtgaagatgaatttgactACTTTCAACTTAGAAGAAGGCGTGGGAACAAATGCTGAGGCTCTTGAcag gctTGCTGATATTTTGTACGAAGAAAGACAACATcgtaaaaaaggaaaatttatagGAAATGGAGGAAGACCACTTCTTGAAATTCTTGGGGTTCGTTCGGACAAATATCAAACAAATTGGGCATTCCCAAagaacttatttatttaa